The genomic DNA GGCACCACCTCGTCGCGCTGCTGGCGCGCCAGGTCGAGCGCGGTGCGGTAGGTGAGCCAGGCGGCGCGCACTTCGCCACGGGCGCGCACGGCGGTCTCCTGCAGCTGGGCAGCGCTTTGCTCCACCTGGGCCTGGGCCCGGGTGCGGGCGGCACCGCCCCAGTCGAACAGGGGAAGGGGCGCATCGATCTCCCAGCCGCGCGTGATCTCGCGGTGGCCGGAGCCGCGCTCGGCGGCGGTGTTGCGGCTGTAGGCCAGGCCCACGTCGCCAAACACGGCCCCCGCGCGGTTCCAGCCCTGGCGGACCGCCTGGGTGTCGAGCTGGCGGCGTGCGGCCTGCACATCCAGCCGCTCGCGCAATGCGATGGATTCGATGCCGTCCGCGGGCAAGGCGCCGTCTGGAAGGGGTGGAAGCGCGTCCGCCAGGCGGTACTGCGCCTGCAGTCCCCACAGGCCCATGCGGCGGTTGAGCTGTTCGCGCTCGGTGGCGGCGGCAAGCCGGGCGCGGGAACGCAGGCGGATGGCCTCTTGCAGCACCGCCTGTTCACGGGCGTGCTGCAGGCGGCTCCAGTTGCCTACGCGCGCCATGCGGCGGGCCAGTTCGGCCCCGGCTTCTGCGGCTTGCACCATGCGGTCGTGCGTGGCGCTGACCTGTTCGGCAGCCACGGCGCGCAGCCAGGCGCGCCGTGTGTCGGCGGCCAGCGCCACCACCTCCTGCGCGGCTTGCAGCGTGGCGATCTGCATGCGCTCTTCCTGGCGCTGGCTGCGCCATGGCAGGGTGATGAGATCCAGCAGGCTGAAGGCCAGGGTGCGCTCGATTTCACGCTCCTGGCTGTTGGTGAAGCGCCCCAGGGCCAGGTGTGGGTTGGGCAGCGTGATGGCCTGCACGCGTTCGGCATCCGCCACGCCCAGGGCAGCCAGCCGCGCCTGCAGGCCGGGGTTGTTGAGCAAGGCGATGCGCACGGCGGCATCCTGCGTGAGGGGCTGGGCCAGCCACCCCTGCAAGGACTGCTCCGCCTTGGCCCGGGCTGCCGTGTCGTTGGCGGGCAGGGCCGCGGCCTGCGTGCTGCCCGTTCGGCCCGCGGTGAGCGCGGCCACGTCGCCCCGCAGGCCGTCGGGCGAGACGCTGGCGCAGCCCGCGAGCACGGCCGCAGCGGCCAGCACGGACAGGCGTGCGGGACGGCGGCGTGCCGTTGAAGAAAGGAACTGCGGCGCGCTCATGGTCGGCTCCCGGGCGCGTGGTGGTGGCCATGCGGGGAGGGTTGCGGGGTTGCGGAACCGCCCTGGCTTCCGTGGATGCCGTGGGAGTCGCCGCGTCCGGCGCGGGGCCCCTGTGGCGTCGGGGCGCTGGGGGTGGGAAGCTGGGCGCCCTGCCGGGCCTCCCAGGCCAGGATGTCGGCATGGCCGCGGGGAAAGGCGGCCACCGCCCTGTGCGCATCACGCCATGCATGGGGTGCGGGCGCCTCCTGCGCCAGCGCAGGCTGGGGCCCGGTGGCGCGGTGGACCAGCGACGCCGTGGGCGCATCGGGGTCCGCCGCAGGGAAGGGCAGGGATCCCGTGCCCGGGGATGCGGTGCCGTTAGCGAGTGAAAGTGCCGGTGCGAGCAGCACCAGGCAGGCTGCTCGCCGGAGCGACGGTAAAGACAGGAAAAGTGAAATGGGGGCGCGCATGGCGATCTCCAGACAACAGACGAACAGGGCATGGCGCTGCCGCCCCGCCACCCGATGGCGGGTGGCTGTGGGGCTCGGGCAGACGCACTTCGGGCGTCAGAGGTCAGGCGATGGGTGGCTTGATGGCCAGTGCCGCGGGAGCACTGTCAAACTGCGCGGAGGCGACGGGCAGCATGGCGCCCGTGGGGGGGTGATCCGGTGCTGGTGCCATGGGCGCATCCAGCATCGCGGAATGGCAGATCTCGCACGCCGAACAGGCGGCGGAGTGGTGCTCGTGCGCCGCGCAGCCGGCGCTGGTGCCGTCGCACCCGGCGGAGGCAGCGGCCAGCACGGCATGGCCAGGGTCCTGTCCGTCCCCTCCCTCTCCGGCAGGCAGGCCCTGGTGGTGCTCCTGCCCCGCCGTGCCGATGGAGTCGCCGCCAGCGGCATGGTGATGGGAATGTTCCTGCGGGTGCGACGTGCCCGCGGGGAGCAGCGGCGGCAAGACGCCCGCGGCCATGGCCGTGCCGGTGAGGCCCCGGAGGACCAGCACCAACATCAACACGAAATAGAGGCCGCGACGCATCCACCAATGATACGGCGGCGGGCCCCAAGGTTCCCGGCGCCTTTCCATATTGTCATCTGGCGGCCATCGCCGGGCCGCCCAGGCCGCTCATACCGCCATGTAGCGCCCCGGGCGGTGGTTCATGGCCAGCACCAGGTTCAGCGCCACGGCCCCGGCGATGGACCAGGCGACGCGAAGGGGTTCCACCGTCCACAGCGCCAGCAGCACGATGCCGCAATCCACGGCCATCTGGATCTTGCCCGCGCGCCAGCCGTAGCGTTCCTGCAGGTAGAGCGCGGCGATCCCCACGCCGCCCAGGCTGCACCGGTGGCGAAACAGCACCAGGAACCCCGTGCCCGTGATAAGCCCCCCCGCGATGGCCGCATACGGCGGCTGCAGCTGCGCAAACTGCAGGAACTGCGCCTGCAGTTCGGTCAGCAGCGACAGCAGCAGCACGGCGGCAAAGGTCTTGACCGTGAACGCACGCCCCAGCTTGCGCAGGGCCAGCCAGTAGAAGGGCAGGTTGAGGACGAAGAAAATCTTGCCGAAACCGATGCCCGTGGCGTAGTGCAACAGGAAGGCAAGGCCTGCCGTGCCCCCGGTGAGCAATCCCGCATTGGTGAAAAACGCCACGCCCACGGAGATCAGCAGCACCCCCGTGAAGATGGCCACCGCGTCTTCCGTGAGCGTGTGGGGCGCTACGGCGGCAGCGGGCGTGGGGGTGGAGGGCATGGGAGGAACAGCGGGAGAACTCGGCATGGTGCGCAGCGACGGGCCGTGGGGGGAGGGACAACCGCCGGATTGGACCATGCAATCCCCGTGCCCGGCTTGAGCGGCGTCAAGGCTTGTGCGCGCGGGGAAGGAGGTGGGGAGGCGCTCCCGCCGGCACGGGCCCCTGGCCAGGTTTTTGCCTTGGACCAGATGTAACACCTGCAACCTCGGGCCCGGCGCGGCGGGGCGGCCCGCGGTTCCTGCGAAAATAGCTGGTTTTGCCCACTGGGGACCGGTTCCCTGATGCCCCCGCCCTCCGGGAGGGCGGCAAGAAGCGCAGTGAAATGGTTTTCCAGGGATGTATCCGCACCACAGACTCAGCAGCTCAGGACTGGTTGTCCTGCTCCAGCAATGGATGCAGGCCGATGCGGGTGCGGCCGCGCGCGCCGACGTGGCGCAGGAGCTGGGCCAATGGCTGAGCACGGTGGACGCCGTCACGCTGAGCCGTTCGCTGCATGCCATCGACGCCTTCCCGCAGGGGGAGGTTGCGGGCGCGGACGGGGCGGACCTGCAGGCACTGCAAGCGCTGTTTCAGCGCACCCAGGCAGAGCTGACGGCGCTGGCGTCGTCCAAGCCCGCGCCCGCCAAGCCGGCCCGCGAGCGCGCCGACAACACGCGCGCCCAGGCGCCGGACCCGCAGGCCGAGGCCGAGTACGGTTTTCATGCGCCGCGCTACCTGGGCCTGCAAAAGCAGATGGATGCGAAGTTGCTGGGCTTGCGCGCGCAGGTGCGCCACGGGGTGTCGCAAGGCTCCCGGGGCCTCAGGCAACTGGCGGCACTCGATGCCGTGATGGAACAACTGAGCTTTGTGCGCGAACAGCGCCTGTGGGCCTCCCTGTCCGCGCACCTGGACCGGCGCCTGGTGCAATTGCGCCGCGCCCACCAGGAGCGGCTTTCGGCCCAGGGGCTGCCGGATGACCCGCAGCGCTGGCGCCTGCCCGGCGGGTGGCTGCACGCGTTCGAGCGCGACATGCAGGCGCTGCTTCTGGCCGAGATGCATGTGCGGCTGCAACCGATCCTGGGCCTGCTGGAAGCAGCCCGCAACGAGAACTTGGAACGACACGAATGAACAAGAGTGTGATGGCCGCCGTATTTGCCCTGGGCCTGGCGGCAGTGGGATGGGTCGGTGGGGGATTCGTGGGGTCGAGCCCGCTGGCACTGGCGATGACGGTGGTGATCGGCGCGGTCTATGTGCTGGGCGCGCTGGAGCTGGTGCAGTTTCGCCGCGGCACCGTGGCATTGGCCACGGCGCTGGCGGATGGCGCGCAGCAGCCCCTGGTGGACCTGGGCTCCTGGCTCGACCGCCTGCCCGCCGCGCTGCGCCACCCGGTGCGCCAGCGCATCGAGGGGGAGCGTGCCGTGCTCCCGGGGCCGGCCCTCACGCCGTATCTGGTGGGACTGCTGGTCATGCTGGGCATGCTCGGGACCTTCCTCGGGATGGTGGTCACCTTCAAGGGCGCGGTGTTTGCCCTGGAGACCTCGGGCAGCCTGGAGGGCATCCGCGCCGCCCTGGCCGAGCCCATCAAGGGCCTGGGCCTGTCGTTCGGCACCTCGGTGGCGGGCGTGGCGGCCTCGGCCATGCTGGGGCTCATGTCCGCGATCGCCCGCCGCGAGCGGCTGGTGGCGGTGCGGCAGCTCGATGCGCACATTCCCACCGTGTTCCGCCCGTTCTCTGCGAGCCATCGCCGCGAGGAGACCTTCCAGGCGCTGCAGGCCCAGGCACAGGCCATGCCGCTGATCGCCGAGCGCCTTCAGGGCCTGGTGGAAGGGCTGGAACGCCGCCACGACAAGCTGGCCGCGCAATTGCTGGCGCAGCAGAAGGATTTCCATGGTGAGGCGTCGTCGGCCTACACCCGGCTGGCGGGCGCCGTGGGCGCATCGCTGCACGACAGCCTGGGCGCCAGCGCCCGCGTGGCCGGCGAAACGCTGCGGCCCGTGGTCGAGCAGGCCATGGCCGAACTGGCGCAGGAATCGCAACGCGCGCACCAGCGGCTGGCCGATGCCACGGCGGCCCAGATGCAGGCGCTGGCAGCCCAGTGGGAGGGCACGGCACGCCAGGTGTCGGACACCTGGACATCGGCCCTGGACAAGCACACGCAGGTGCAGGACCGCCTGATGGGCGGGTTCGATGGCGCGCTGCAGTCGGTGACCCAGTCGTTCGAGCAACGCTCCGCAGCGCTGCACGCGGCGCTGCAGGACACGGCGGCGCAGTCGCACGCCGCCCAGAAGGCGGCCGACGAACAGCGCCTGGCCGGGTGGACCCGGTCGATGGAGGGCATGGGCCAGACGCTGGCGGCGCAGTGGGAGCGGGCGGGCACACGCGCCGTGGAGCAGCAGCAGGGCATGCGCGACGCGCTGGAGGGCGCCACGGCGCGCCTGGACCAGTCCCTGCTAGCGGCCACCCAGGCTTTCGAGCAGCGCTCCACGGCCCTGGTCGCGTCGCTGCAGGACACGGTGGCGCACACCCACGCGGCCCAGGCAGCGGCCGACGAGCAGCGCATCGCCGGCTGGCGCGCATCGATGGAAGACACGGCCCGCTCACTCGCCGCCCAATGGGAGCGCGCGGGCGAGCAGGCCGCAGCCCAGCAGCGGGGCGTGGCGCTGGCGCTCGCAGGTGCTGGCGCGCAGCTGGGCGAGTCGCTGCAATCGGCCACGCAATCGTTCGACCAGCGCTCCAGCGCGCTGCTGTCGTCGTTGCAGGACACGGTGGCGCAGTCCCACACGGCCCAGATGTCGGCCGACCAGGCGCGCCTGGCCGGCTGGAACGCGTCCATGGAGGGTGTTGCGCAGTCGCTGACGGCCGAATGGCAACGCGTGAGCACCCAGACGCTGGAGCGCCAGCAGGCCGTGTGCGATGCCCTCGAGACCGCGGTGACCGGGCTCGCCGGCCGCATGGGCGAGCAGGTGGCCAAGACCCTGGACGGCACCGCGCGCCTGATGGACCAGTCCGAAGCCTTGCTGCGCACCCGCACCGACGCGGAGGCCCAGTGGCTGCAGGCGCAGGGCGACCGCATGGATGCGCTGGCAGGCGTGTGGCGCACCGAGCTGGCGGCGCTGCGCGATGCCGAGGCTGAGCGCGGGCGTGCGGCGGTCGACCGCCTGGAGGCCTTGCAGGAGGCCGTGGCCCAGCACCTGGCCACGCTGGGGTCGGCGCTGGAAGCACCGCTCACGCGCCTGCTGCAGACGGCGTCCGACGTGCCGCAGGCGGCTGCGGAGGTCATCGCCCAGCTGCGCCATGAGATGACGCAGCTGAGCGAGCGCGACAACGTGGCGCTGGCCGAGCGCACGGCCATGATGGAGCAGCTGGGTACGCTGCTCCAGTCCGTCAACGAGGCCGCTGTAGAGCAGCGCGGTGCCATCGAATCCCTGGTGGGCACGGCCGCTTCGGTGCTGGAGCAGGCGGCATCGCAGTTTGCACAGGCGCTGGACAGCCAGGTCGGCAAGGCGGACGAAGCGGCCACCCACGTGGCCGCCAGCGCGGTGGAGCTGTCGAGCCTGGGCGAGGCCTTTGGCCACGGCGTGGGGCTGTTCACCGCCAGCAACGAAAAGCTCATGGACAGCCTGCAGCGCATCGAAGGCGCCATCGGCCAGTCCCTGTCGCGCAGTGACGAGCAACTGGCCTACTACGTGGCGCAGGCACGCGAAGTGATCGACCTGAGCATCGCGTCGCAGCAGGGCATTGTGGAAGACCTGCGCCGGCTCAAGGGCAGGGCGGTGGCCGCTGCCGAACCGGAGGTGGCCGGATGATGGGCCTGGACGACGCCCTCGACGAGGGGACCGAGCAGACCGCGCCGGTATGGGCCGTGTTCGGCGATCTCATGGCCGGCCTGCTGGGCGCCTTCGTGCTGATCCTGGTGGGCGTGCTGGTGGTGCAGATCGATCTGGTGGCCAGCCTCAGGCAGGAGGTGGAAAAGCGCCAGCAGGAAGAGCAGCGCCGCATGGCCCTGGAGAAGGCGCTGGCCATCCCCTTGGCCAGCGGCCGTGTGACGGTGAATGACGGCCGCATCGGGATCAGCGGCAGCGTGCTGTTCGCCACGGGCTCCGACGAGTTGCGGCCCGAAGGCCGCCAGCTTCTCAGAAGCCTCGTGCAGCCCCTGCAGGTGTACCTGCGCGAACGCGACGAGATGCTGATGGTGAGCGGGTTCACCGACAACACCACACTGCTGCGCGGCAGCCAGCAGCGCTTTGCCGACAACCTCGAGCTGTCCGCCCAGCGGG from Acidovorax sp. A79 includes the following:
- a CDS encoding TolC family protein, producing MSAPQFLSSTARRRPARLSVLAAAAVLAGCASVSPDGLRGDVAALTAGRTGSTQAAALPANDTAARAKAEQSLQGWLAQPLTQDAAVRIALLNNPGLQARLAALGVADAERVQAITLPNPHLALGRFTNSQEREIERTLAFSLLDLITLPWRSQRQEERMQIATLQAAQEVVALAADTRRAWLRAVAAEQVSATHDRMVQAAEAGAELARRMARVGNWSRLQHAREQAVLQEAIRLRSRARLAAATEREQLNRRMGLWGLQAQYRLADALPPLPDGALPADGIESIALRERLDVQAARRQLDTQAVRQGWNRAGAVFGDVGLAYSRNTAAERGSGHREITRGWEIDAPLPLFDWGGAARTRAQAQVEQSAAQLQETAVRARGEVRAAWLTYRTALDLARQQRDEVVPLRQLITQETTLRYNGMLASVWELLAEARASTQSVANAIEAQRDFWLAETDLQLTLTGTSPGALQDLAASAAPSSSPQGH
- a CDS encoding YitT family protein, which gives rise to MPSTPTPAAAVAPHTLTEDAVAIFTGVLLISVGVAFFTNAGLLTGGTAGLAFLLHYATGIGFGKIFFVLNLPFYWLALRKLGRAFTVKTFAAVLLLSLLTELQAQFLQFAQLQPPYAAIAGGLITGTGFLVLFRHRCSLGGVGIAALYLQERYGWRAGKIQMAVDCGIVLLALWTVEPLRVAWSIAGAVALNLVLAMNHRPGRYMAV
- a CDS encoding DUF3348 family protein, with protein sequence MYPHHRLSSSGLVVLLQQWMQADAGAAARADVAQELGQWLSTVDAVTLSRSLHAIDAFPQGEVAGADGADLQALQALFQRTQAELTALASSKPAPAKPARERADNTRAQAPDPQAEAEYGFHAPRYLGLQKQMDAKLLGLRAQVRHGVSQGSRGLRQLAALDAVMEQLSFVREQRLWASLSAHLDRRLVQLRRAHQERLSAQGLPDDPQRWRLPGGWLHAFERDMQALLLAEMHVRLQPILGLLEAARNENLERHE
- a CDS encoding DUF802 domain-containing protein — encoded protein: MNKSVMAAVFALGLAAVGWVGGGFVGSSPLALAMTVVIGAVYVLGALELVQFRRGTVALATALADGAQQPLVDLGSWLDRLPAALRHPVRQRIEGERAVLPGPALTPYLVGLLVMLGMLGTFLGMVVTFKGAVFALETSGSLEGIRAALAEPIKGLGLSFGTSVAGVAASAMLGLMSAIARRERLVAVRQLDAHIPTVFRPFSASHRREETFQALQAQAQAMPLIAERLQGLVEGLERRHDKLAAQLLAQQKDFHGEASSAYTRLAGAVGASLHDSLGASARVAGETLRPVVEQAMAELAQESQRAHQRLADATAAQMQALAAQWEGTARQVSDTWTSALDKHTQVQDRLMGGFDGALQSVTQSFEQRSAALHAALQDTAAQSHAAQKAADEQRLAGWTRSMEGMGQTLAAQWERAGTRAVEQQQGMRDALEGATARLDQSLLAATQAFEQRSTALVASLQDTVAHTHAAQAAADEQRIAGWRASMEDTARSLAAQWERAGEQAAAQQRGVALALAGAGAQLGESLQSATQSFDQRSSALLSSLQDTVAQSHTAQMSADQARLAGWNASMEGVAQSLTAEWQRVSTQTLERQQAVCDALETAVTGLAGRMGEQVAKTLDGTARLMDQSEALLRTRTDAEAQWLQAQGDRMDALAGVWRTELAALRDAEAERGRAAVDRLEALQEAVAQHLATLGSALEAPLTRLLQTASDVPQAAAEVIAQLRHEMTQLSERDNVALAERTAMMEQLGTLLQSVNEAAVEQRGAIESLVGTAASVLEQAASQFAQALDSQVGKADEAATHVAASAVELSSLGEAFGHGVGLFTASNEKLMDSLQRIEGAIGQSLSRSDEQLAYYVAQAREVIDLSIASQQGIVEDLRRLKGRAVAAAEPEVAG
- a CDS encoding OmpA family protein, with product MMGLDDALDEGTEQTAPVWAVFGDLMAGLLGAFVLILVGVLVVQIDLVASLRQEVEKRQQEEQRRMALEKALAIPLASGRVTVNDGRIGISGSVLFATGSDELRPEGRQLLRSLVQPLQVYLRERDEMLMVSGFTDNTTLLRGSQQRFADNLELSAQRALTVARALIDEGMPSSQVFAAAFGAEQPVASNADEKGRAQNRRVEMAPVPKASGAKPARHE